Genomic segment of Lemur catta isolate mLemCat1 chromosome 2, mLemCat1.pri, whole genome shotgun sequence:
TGTCTTCCTTACTAGACTGAGAGCTCATCTGGGACAGGGACCATATCTTAGTTGTCTTTGTAGCCTCAGTgtttagtacagtgcctggcacatagttttatagattccattttctctctcactgTTCCTTTTTGCCTTTGAGAGGTCTCTTTGTTATTGTGCTTTTCCATGTTGGTCTTTGTTCTTGTGCGTCTGTGTCCCCTCACCTCAGCCCAGCCTGGATGCAGGCCCCTCCTCGATGCGTTTCTCCCATAGACTGTGTACAGTGCCCTGGGCCTGAGGGATGCCTGCCGCTCCCTGCCCCAGTCCATCCAGCTCTTTCGGGACATTGCTCAAGAGTTCTCTGATGACCTGCACCACATTGCCAGCCTCATTGGGAAGGTGGTGAGTGGAAGGAAAGAGGCAGCACACCTAGGGAGGTTGGACTAGAGCGGAGAGGGCCTGGGGCCTGGTTCTCCACGGGGAAGGCTGTGTGGGAGAGGGGGAAGCATGGGAGATGTTGAGGTCAGTTGGGTGGCTAAAGAATAGGATGATGAGAGAAGGTGGCAGAACTTCAGGGAAGTGCCTGAAGGGTGAGGGTAAAGCAGGACTGTACGGAGAATTGGGGCCCAAGGAGAGCTGAGGAATAGGACAGAGAGAGGGGGCTGGTTGCTGGGAAACTGGACTTCTTATCTCCACAGGTGGACTTTGAGGGCAGTCTTGCTGAAAATCGCTTCACAGTCCTCCCCAACATAGATCCCGAAATTGACGAGAGTGAGTGTTGGGTGTGCCCATGGCCTGGGAGCCCTGGAACAGGAGCCTGCGCAGTGATGGGGCACCATCCTTGGCAGGCAGTCACCACAGCTGGGGATCGTCATAGCAACCAGTCAGGAACCTCACTTTGGATATCCATATCTTTTCCACCCTCCTAGAAAAGCGAAGGCTGATGGGACTTCCCAGTTTCCTCACTGAGGTCGCCTGGAAGGAGCTGGGAAATCTGGACTCTCGTATTCCTTCTTGCAGTGTCATCTACATCCCTCTGGTGAGGGCAGGAAAGTGGGTGTAGCCTCCAGGAGAGGGTCTTTTAGGGGAGATATTAGGCCAATGAGGGATATGTTGGTAAATAAGGAAACTTAGGGGAGCCTGAAGAACATGAACACCTTTTGGTGGGGACACAGGGGTCTCTGGGCTTCCTCTGCAGAGAGAGGTGCCCAGTAGGTCTCCTAGCAGGAGAGTAGAGTATCTCCCCTTCACTGTCCCCAGATCggcttccttctttctgttccccGCCTGCCTTCCATGGTAGAGGCCAGTGACTTTGAGATTGAGGGACTGGATTTCATGGTAAGACCCTCGACTCTATAGGGAGGGGATAAGGAAAATGAATCAACAGCTGAGGAAGGGCCTTCCCCCATTAGCACTGCCCAATGTGGGATCTCTCTGTAGTTTGCTCCGAGCTTTCCATCTCTGAGACAAACGAGAGAGAAGTCAgagtgggggctggaggtggggttaggtggaagaggagaggagaaccAAGAGATACAAAGCCGGCGGCTTTGACCCCTTGTACCCAGTTTCTCTCAGAGGAGAAGCTGCACTATCGTAGTGCTCGAACCAAGGAGCTGGATGCTTTGCTGGGGGACCTGCACTGCGAGATCCGGGGTGAGAAGAAGCCAGAGGCTGAAGGGAGCGAACAGCTCGCCGATGCTTCTCTTGCTGCTCTCTGTCTCTCGCTCTGACTCTGCATCTTTTCAGCTGAATGTCTCTGGGGGTCTCAGATGGTATCTGCACACCTGTTTCTAGGTCCCTCTGGGGACATCCACCTCTCCTTCACTTTCCCCTGGATCTGACCCCTCCCTCACCCACCTGCAGACCAGGAGACCCTGTTGATGTACCAGCTGCAGTGCCAGGTGCTGGCGCGGGCAGCTGTCTTGACCCGGGTATTGGACCTTGCCTCCCGCCTGGACGTCCTGCTGGCTCTTGCCAGTGCTGCACGGGATTATGGCTACTCAAGACCCCGTTACTCCCCCCAGCTCCTTGGGGTACGAATCCAGAATGGCAGGTGAGAATAGAAGGGGAGATGAGAaccccaaaggccccatcttctGGGGTTCATCTATCTGGATCTACAGGCCATGTGAGGTGCCTTTTCACCCACTGCAGACATCCGCTGATGGAACTCTGTGCCCGAACCTTCGTGCCCAACTCTGCAGAATGCGGTGGGAACAAAGGGAGGGTCAAGGTCATCACTGGACCCAACTCCTCTGGAAAGAGCATATACCTCAAACAGGTGAGAAGCCCTACAGCCTGGGCCCCTGGCATCTTCTCCAtcttctccacccccacctgctgcccAACCCAGGCCCCTACAGCTCTCCTCCCCTGTCTTCCAGCCCTACCTGTCATGAAAAGACCACCAGGCAGAGCCCGGCTCTTCCacctcacatgttctcattctcTACTGAGGGAGAGCCGTGCTTTCATGAATGTTTCCATGGCTCGAATTCCCTGCACTCACCTCTGAACAGGCACATGCCATCCCCCAGTGTGCCTCTGCCCACTCCCCTGGGCCCCCTCACTGACTCTAATGAGGCGCTATGATCAGGCTTGGGGGAGAAGAAGAACTGTGTGCGCTATACCCATCTCTCTTTGATCTATCACTCATGCCCTCAGCTGAGCCTCACTTTCACCTCAGCCCACAGCACCAGGCCCCAGTCCTGTCTCCTCCCCTATTCAGGTGGGCTTGATCACATTCATGGCCCTTGTGGGCAGCTTTGTGCCAGCAGAGGAGGCCGAAATTGGGGCAGTAAACGCCATCTTCACCCGAATTCATAGCTGTGAATCCATCTCCCTTGGCCTCTCCACCTTCATGATCGACCTCAACCAGGTCAACGGGAGCAAAGGGAGgtgggactgggggaggggatAATGAGGAAGGAAGCCCTGAAAATGCTCAGAACGGAATGCAGTCCCTCTGCTGCATGCCCTGCACTGGGGTGGGGAGCACCCAGGTCAGAGACGGGAGGAATCAGCTCTACAAAACTTTCCTGAATCTTTGCTTCTTGCGGGGCACTGCTGGCAGTGGAAGGATGAACAATCATGCTCCTCACCACGGAGAACTCGCAGTGCAGCAGGGGGCACCGACGCAGCTTCGTTCCTGGGCTGACTGTGGTCAGTGCACCACAGGCCTCAAATACTAATGAAACTTTCCCTTGTCGACCTCCCGCCCGGCAGGTGGCAAAGGCAGTGAACAATGCCACTGCGCAGTCTCTGGTCCTCATTGATGAATTTGGAAAGGGAACCAACACGGTGAGGGGAGAAGCCGTTGAGGAAATGAGGGAAGAAATGGAGGAGGATGAAGGAGGGGGACGGGGAGGCTGGGCTCTGGGAAGACAATAGGGATGTGtggacagaaaagaaacaaaacactagGAAGGGAAaggccagggcaggtgcagggggcACGTGGGGTCCCCACAGCTCTGCACCTTCACCTGTGCCCTCTGTGCAGGTGGATGGGCTCGCACTTCTGGCCGCTGTGCTCCGACACTGGCTGGCGCTTGGACCCACGTGTCCCCACATCTTTGTGGCCACCAACTTTCTGAGCCTTGTTCAGCTACAGCTGCTGCCACAAGGGCCCCTGGTGCAGTATTTGGTGCGGAAACCAATCTAGGCCCCGGGAGTCCCTAAGTTGAGCATTTCCCAGGGGGGCATCGGCTTCTCTGTCAGAACAGCAGTTCCCTGGGCACAGAGACCACATCCCTTCCGTTTTCTCACTCCCCACAGGGACTGGCCAAGGGTTTCGGGGCAGGAATCAGGTGATTGAGGACACACTATccccttttattctctttgaaGGCCATGGAGACCTGTGAGGATGGGAACGACCTGGTCTTCCTCTATCAGGTTTGCGAAGGTGTTGCCAATGCCAGCCATGCCTCCTACAcagctgcccaggctgggcttccTGACAAACTCATTGCTCGTGGCAAGGAGGTGACAAGATCTGAATATCCATCCGCCCCCACCTTAGGGCTCCCTTCCACTGGCCCTACTCCTCTTGGAGATCTCAGTTTCTGGACCCACAGAATTTCTGACCcttgtttcctcttctcttcccaaaCACCCCACTGCCATCCCTTCCATCCTCCTTGTCGTTCCTAGGTCTCAGACTTGATCCGCAGTGGAAAACCCATCGAGCCAGTCAAGGAGTTGCTAAAGGAGAACCAGATGAAAAAGTGAGTATGTGGCCTCCGTGTCTTCACTCTCTCGAGCATCTTCTCCTGCAGCTCTATCCTCTTTCCCAGGGGCTCAGCCAGCCTTCTCCAGCATTTTGCCCTTCAAAGACCCATTATTTCTTTCTGAAGTCCCTAAATCTTCAAAGTGCTGGGTTTCCTGTGCCAcagcctctcctctctgctcagAGACTCAGTTGTCCATTCTCCCATAAAtcttgctcttctctctcccatgCAGTTGCCAAGCTTTAGTGGATAAGTTTCTGAAACTGGATTTGGAAGACCCTAACCTGGATTTGGACATTTTCATGAGGCAGGAAGTGCTGCCTGCCGCCACCACCATCCACTGAGAGTCCTTCCTGTGCCCTCCCCAAATCCCTGAGACCCCGGTGGGCTGCCatctctctgtttccttatctccTTCAGACCCAGAATTCTTAGTTTCCCTagaaattttgtttcatattagGAATAAAGTTTATTTCAGAGAAAGGTATTGTTTCCTGAGgccagccaaaacaaaacaagagaatAGGAAAGAGCTGAAACCCCAAGCAGGAGTCCACACAGGAAATTGCCCTGCCTCCTTAAAAATACAGGGACACTGCTGTAGGGAGACCCTCAGATTCTACCCAAGGGGACTTCATGAGAACAAACCACTTAGGCCCTACAGAAACAGATTGGAGGGAAGACACAGGGGCCCAAGGGAGATGGTCTCTCTCCACAAGTAGGAACACCCCAGCCTCAGACACACACAGCAAGAAGGGGCCAGGGAGACTGCAAGACAAGGCAGGATGGGTGcaaggcaggggtggagggggagggaccAGCTTGGGTTACACCAGTGGGAGTGGCTCCACCCTTCCCAGCTCAGAGCCATGGGGAGCCGAGGTCCTGGTGGGCTGCCTCTGGTGCAGGCTCCATACACAGTTCTGCTGCTGCCGCTGGGGACAAGCCGCCAAGACCCAGGGGCCCAGAGCTTCTTCCTCTGGGTGAGTATTACCCCAACAAGAGGTCCCAGAGGAAGCCCCTCTACCTAGATCTGCCCCTTATATTTCCACTCAACTTGAGGACCCACAAAGTCTTCCTGCCTGCTCCCCCTTGCCCTCCCGGTCCTCAGTGGCCAGTCTGGGCTCACACTCAGTGACCAGACAGTGAACCCAACCAGGGGTGGAAAGAAAGGGCCATGACCCAGAGCCCTGCTGTGGCACAGAGTCAGCTTCTGCTGCTTGTCTTTCCCAGCTGCAGAGGATGCAGGCTCTGGAGAGAGAACAGGATGCCctgtggcaggggctggagcTGCTAGAGCATGGCCAGGCCTGGTTTGGAGACCGTCTGAGGGAGGCACAGCAACAGCAGCTGCATCTGGGGGCCCTTGGTGAGGTATGGGGCTGCCCCTCTGTGTGaatggggagcaggggagggagagcagagcatgtgaggacacagcctgaGACCACTCTGGAGAGGGGAGAGTTAATGGGCAGGGATCATGAATTGGAGGCAGCATCATAATGACAAGATGCCACCAAGCATTATGTTGATGTTCATTGTTGGTGCTGGTGAGGCTGGTCTGCATTCCATTCAGAGGGATTGGATTTGGATCACTCCATAGAGATGAGGGCGTGGCCTGGATTACTCCAATGGAGCAGGGATGGACAGGGAGGATCCATATAGAATAGGGAAAGGGGGAATTGTGCTGTCTGAGGGGGATGGAGAAACTGACATGTTAAAGAGATGGAGCGGAGGCTgggtggtggctcaagcctgtaatcctagcactctgggagcttgaggcgggaggatcgcttgagttcaagaccagcctgaacaagagagagacctcgtctctactaaaaatagaaaaaattagccaagcatggtggggtacacctagagtcccagctactcgggaggctgaggcaggaggatcacttaagcccaggagtttgaggttgctgtgagctacaatgctaccactgcactctagcctgggtgacagagtgaggctctctcaaatagatagacagatagagaTGGAGGGGAGAGTACTGGATTTCCCACCTGCCTGGGATGGTATTGGATGAGGGGATGCAGATGAGGAGAAGGTGGTGACAGAAAAA
This window contains:
- the MSH5 gene encoding mutS protein homolog 5 isoform X1, translating into MSLLNRLHFPHPQSLMASLGATPGRTPQGPEPGAASVSFPSPGPREAQQENDAEEEELAEIHLCVLWNAGYLGIAYYDTSDSTIHFMPDAPDHESLKLLQRVLDEINPQSVVTSAKQDENMTQFLGKLASQEHREPKRPEIIFLPSVDFGLEISKQRLLSGNYAFIPDSMTATEKVLFLSSIIPFDSLLTVRALGGLLKFLGRRRIGVELEDYNVSVPILGFKKFVLTHLVSIDQDTYSVLQIFKSEFHPSVYKVASGLKEGLSLFGILNRCRCKWGEKLLRLWFKRPTQDLGELNSRLDVIQFFLLPQNLDMAQMLHRLLGHIKNVPLILKRMKLSHTKVSDWQVLYKTVYSALGLRDACRSLPQSIQLFRDIAQEFSDDLHHIASLIGKVVDFEGSLAENRFTVLPNIDPEIDEKKRRLMGLPSFLTEVAWKELGNLDSRIPSCSVIYIPLIGFLLSVPRLPSMVEASDFEIEGLDFMFLSEEKLHYRSARTKELDALLGDLHCEIRDQETLLMYQLQCQVLARAAVLTRVLDLASRLDVLLALASAARDYGYSRPRYSPQLLGVRIQNGRHPLMELCARTFVPNSAECGGNKGRVKVITGPNSSGKSIYLKQVGLITFMALVGSFVPAEEAEIGAVNAIFTRIHSCESISLGLSTFMIDLNQVAKAVNNATAQSLVLIDEFGKGTNTVDGLALLAAVLRHWLALGPTCPHIFVATNFLSLVQLQLLPQGPLVQYLAMETCEDGNDLVFLYQVCEGVANASHASYTAAQAGLPDKLIARGKEVSDLIRSGKPIEPVKELLKENQMKNCQALVDKFLKLDLEDPNLDLDIFMRQEVLPAATTIH
- the MSH5 gene encoding mutS protein homolog 5 isoform X2, coding for MASLGATPGRTPQGPEPGAASVSFPSPGPREAQQENDAEEEELAEIHLCVLWNAGYLGIAYYDTSDSTIHFMPDAPDHESLKLLQRVLDEINPQSVVTSAKQDENMTQFLGKLASQEHREPKRPEIIFLPSVDFGLEISKQRLLSGNYAFIPDSMTATEKVLFLSSIIPFDSLLTVRALGGLLKFLGRRRIGVELEDYNVSVPILGFKKFVLTHLVSIDQDTYSVLQIFKSEFHPSVYKVASGLKEGLSLFGILNRCRCKWGEKLLRLWFKRPTQDLGELNSRLDVIQFFLLPQNLDMAQMLHRLLGHIKNVPLILKRMKLSHTKVSDWQVLYKTVYSALGLRDACRSLPQSIQLFRDIAQEFSDDLHHIASLIGKVVDFEGSLAENRFTVLPNIDPEIDEKKRRLMGLPSFLTEVAWKELGNLDSRIPSCSVIYIPLIGFLLSVPRLPSMVEASDFEIEGLDFMFLSEEKLHYRSARTKELDALLGDLHCEIRDQETLLMYQLQCQVLARAAVLTRVLDLASRLDVLLALASAARDYGYSRPRYSPQLLGVRIQNGRHPLMELCARTFVPNSAECGGNKGRVKVITGPNSSGKSIYLKQVGLITFMALVGSFVPAEEAEIGAVNAIFTRIHSCESISLGLSTFMIDLNQVAKAVNNATAQSLVLIDEFGKGTNTVDGLALLAAVLRHWLALGPTCPHIFVATNFLSLVQLQLLPQGPLVQYLAMETCEDGNDLVFLYQVCEGVANASHASYTAAQAGLPDKLIARGKEVSDLIRSGKPIEPVKELLKENQMKNCQALVDKFLKLDLEDPNLDLDIFMRQEVLPAATTIH
- the MSH5 gene encoding mutS protein homolog 5 isoform X3, with the protein product MSLLNRLHFPHPQSLMASLGATPGRTPQGPEPGAASVSFPSPGPREAQQENDAEEEELAEIHLCVLWNAGYLGIAYYDTSDSTIHFMPDAPDHESLKLLQRVLDEINPQSVVTSAKQDENMTQFLGKLASQEHREPKRPEIIFLPSVDFGLEISKQRLLSGNYAFIPDSMTATEKVLFLSSIIPFDSLLTVRALGGLLKFLGRRRIGVELEDYNVSVPILGFKKFVLTHLVSIDQDTYSVLQIFKSEFHPSVYKVASGLKEGLSLFGILNRCRCKWGEKLLRLWFKRPTQDLGELNSRLDVIQFFLLPQNLDMAQMLHRLLGHIKNVPLILKRMKLSHTKVSDWQVLYKTVYSALGLRDACRSLPQSIQLFRDIAQEFSDDLHHIASLIGKVVDFEGSLAENRFTVLPNIDPEIDEKKRRLMGLPSFLTEVAWKELGNLDSRIPSCSVIYIPLIGFLLSVPRLPSMVEASDFEIEGLDFMFLSEEKLHYRSARTKELDALLGDLHCEIRDQETLLMYQLQCQVLARAAVLTRVLDLASRLDVLLALASAARDYGYSRPRYSPQLLGVRIQNGRHPLMELCARTFVPNSAECGGNKGRVKVITGPNSSGKSIYLKQVGLITFMALVGSFVPAEEAEIGAVNAIFTRIHSCESISLGLSTFMIDLNQVAKAVNNATAQSLVLIDEFGKGTNTAMETCEDGNDLVFLYQVCEGVANASHASYTAAQAGLPDKLIARGKEVSDLIRSGKPIEPVKELLKENQMKNCQALVDKFLKLDLEDPNLDLDIFMRQEVLPAATTIH
- the SAPCD1 gene encoding suppressor APC domain-containing protein 1 isoform X7, with protein sequence MGARQGWRGRDQLGLHQWEWLHPSQLRAMGSRGPGGLPLVQAPYTVLLLPLGTSRQDPGAQSFFLWLQRMQALEREQDALWQGLELLEHGQAWFGDRLREAQQQQLHLGALEFSNRFTPRAWWPPVSPDSKGEHLFAESDSGEENTANLPSVLPMSTEQGQFLCLAGLEGKAMEAECVAATGKL
- the SAPCD1 gene encoding suppressor APC domain-containing protein 1 isoform X6, encoding MGARQGWRGRDQLGLHQWEWLHPSQLRAMGSRGPGGLPLVQAPYTVLLLPLGTSRQDPGAQSFFLWLQRMQALEREQDALWQGLELLEHGQAWFGDRLREAQQQQLHLGALGENFLTDSHPEPGGPQLAQIQKVNICLQNLIQGKASSCASQDWKERLWKQNVWQQQELSRQQKGVTQPKREMAKLGCPKERRGPTRV
- the SAPCD1 gene encoding suppressor APC domain-containing protein 1 isoform X3, whose amino-acid sequence is MGARQGWRGRDQLGLHQWEWLHPSQLRAMGSRGPGGLPLVQAPYTVLLLPLGTSRQDPGAQSFFLWLQRMQALEREQDALWQGLELLEHGQAWFGDRLREAQQQQLHLGALGENFLTDSHPEPGGPQLAQIQKVNICLQNLIQGKKTQRISPQFSPCPLNKASSCASQDWKERLWKQNVWQQQELSRQQKGVTQPKREMAKLGCPKERRGPTRV
- the SAPCD1 gene encoding suppressor APC domain-containing protein 1 isoform X2, which translates into the protein MGARQGWRGRDQLGLHQWEWLHPSQLRAMGSRGPGGLPLVQAPYTVLLLPLGTSRQDPGAQSFFLWLQRMQALEREQDALWQGLELLEHGQAWFGDRLREAQQQQLHLGALGENFLTDSHPEPGGPQLAQIQKVNICLQNLIQGKFSPCPLNKASSCASQDWKERLWKQNVWQQQVNCKGCAGRAEASTPQGRERPRCLVHFSPPGVVKATERSHPAKEGDG
- the SAPCD1 gene encoding suppressor APC domain-containing protein 1 isoform X5; the protein is MGARQGWRGRDQLGLHQWEWLHPSQLRAMGSRGPGGLPLVQAPYTVLLLPLGTSRQDPGAQSFFLWLQRMQALEREQDALWQGLELLEHGQAWFGDRLREAQQQQLHLGALGENFLTDSHPEPGGPQLAQIQKVNICLQNLIQGKFSPCPLNKASSCASQDWKERLWKQNVWQQQELSRQQKGVTQPKREMAKLGCPKERRGPTRV
- the SAPCD1 gene encoding suppressor APC domain-containing protein 1 isoform X4; the protein is MGARQGWRGRDQLGLHQWEWLHPSQLRAMGSRGPGGLPLVQAPYTVLLLPLGTSRQDPGAQSFFLWLQRMQALEREQDALWQGLELLEHGQAWFGDRLREAQQQQLHLGALGENFLTDSHPEPGGPQLAQIQKVNICLQNLIQGKASSCASQDWKERLWKQNVWQQQVNCKGCAGRAEASTPQGRERPRCLVHFSPPGVVKATERSHPAKEGDG